From the Conger conger chromosome 14, fConCon1.1, whole genome shotgun sequence genome, one window contains:
- the setmar gene encoding histone-lysine N-methyltransferase SETMAR isoform X2: MYAPVLKTFRFSSKAISVKMICLYFSPENVPGPGCETDPTEVTLPGCDCRSQSCQQGSCSCLQAHRQAYDRQGHLKRHWEEETEYSLPVFECNVLCGCSDACGNRVVQRGLGLSLCVFPSHGKGWGLRALEPVPRGRFVCEYAGEVIGMEEARQRQRAQRPGDMNYIIVVREHGGGGRLRETVVDPAAVGNVGRFLNHSCQPNLFMVPVRVHSLVPKLALFAGRDIAPGEELTFDYSGAYNNNPQGKGSHPSLSGQPAKGVGEEDFKRKPCHCGAQNCNLFLPLDVSIISNT, from the exons ATGTATGCACCGGTCTTGAAAACCTTCCGGTTTTCTTCAAAGGCAATTTCAGTAAAGATGATTTGCCTCTATTTCAG TCCAGAGAACGTTCCAGGCCCCGGGTGTGAGACTGACCCAACCGAGGTGACACTCCCAGGATGCGACTGCCGCTCCCAGTCCTGCCAGCAGGGGAGCTGTTCCTGCCTGCAGGCCCACCGTCAGGCATACGACCGTCAGGGGCACCTGAAACGGCACTGGGAGGAGGAGACTGAGTACAGCCTGCCGGTGTTTGAGTGTAACGTGCTGTGTGGGTGCAGCGATGCCTGCGGTAACCGGGTTGTGCAGAGGGGCCTAGgcctgagcctgtgtgtgtttccctctcACGGTAAGGGCTGGGGGCTGCGCGCTCTGGAGCCCGTCCCTCGGGGGAGGTTTGTGTGCGAGTACGCCGGGGAGGTGATCGGGATGGAGGAGGCGCGCCAGAGGCAGCGGGCCCAGAGACCCGGAGATATGAACTACATCATTGTGGTGAGGGAGCACGGCGGGGGAGGGAGGCTCAGGGAGACCGTGGTGGACCCTGCTGCCGTGGGAAACGTCGGCCGTTTCCTCAACCACTCCTGCCAGCCCAACCTCTTCATGGTGCCCGTGCGAGTGCACTCACTGGTGCCCAAGCTGGCACTGTTCGCCGGCCGGGACATTGCCCCCGGAGAGGAGCTCACCTTCGACTACTCTGGGGCCTACAACAACAACCCTCAAGGAAAGGGGTCGCATCCATCTCTGAGTGGCCAACCGGCAAAGGGAGTGGGTGAGGAGGATTTTAAAAGGAAGCCCTGCCACTGCGGAGCCCAGAACTGTAATCTGTTCCTGCCCCTGGATGTCTCTATCATCAGCAATACCTAA
- the setmar gene encoding histone-lysine N-methyltransferase SETMAR isoform X1 — MSFVSDQDVCTGLENLPVFFKGNFSKDDLPLFQYSPENVPGPGCETDPTEVTLPGCDCRSQSCQQGSCSCLQAHRQAYDRQGHLKRHWEEETEYSLPVFECNVLCGCSDACGNRVVQRGLGLSLCVFPSHGKGWGLRALEPVPRGRFVCEYAGEVIGMEEARQRQRAQRPGDMNYIIVVREHGGGGRLRETVVDPAAVGNVGRFLNHSCQPNLFMVPVRVHSLVPKLALFAGRDIAPGEELTFDYSGAYNNNPQGKGSHPSLSGQPAKGVGEEDFKRKPCHCGAQNCNLFLPLDVSIISNT; from the exons ATGAGCTTCGTCTCTGATCAAGATGTATGCACCGGTCTTGAAAACCTTCCGGTTTTCTTCAAAGGCAATTTCAGTAAAGATGATTTGCCTCTATTTCAG TACAGTCCAGAGAACGTTCCAGGCCCCGGGTGTGAGACTGACCCAACCGAGGTGACACTCCCAGGATGCGACTGCCGCTCCCAGTCCTGCCAGCAGGGGAGCTGTTCCTGCCTGCAGGCCCACCGTCAGGCATACGACCGTCAGGGGCACCTGAAACGGCACTGGGAGGAGGAGACTGAGTACAGCCTGCCGGTGTTTGAGTGTAACGTGCTGTGTGGGTGCAGCGATGCCTGCGGTAACCGGGTTGTGCAGAGGGGCCTAGgcctgagcctgtgtgtgtttccctctcACGGTAAGGGCTGGGGGCTGCGCGCTCTGGAGCCCGTCCCTCGGGGGAGGTTTGTGTGCGAGTACGCCGGGGAGGTGATCGGGATGGAGGAGGCGCGCCAGAGGCAGCGGGCCCAGAGACCCGGAGATATGAACTACATCATTGTGGTGAGGGAGCACGGCGGGGGAGGGAGGCTCAGGGAGACCGTGGTGGACCCTGCTGCCGTGGGAAACGTCGGCCGTTTCCTCAACCACTCCTGCCAGCCCAACCTCTTCATGGTGCCCGTGCGAGTGCACTCACTGGTGCCCAAGCTGGCACTGTTCGCCGGCCGGGACATTGCCCCCGGAGAGGAGCTCACCTTCGACTACTCTGGGGCCTACAACAACAACCCTCAAGGAAAGGGGTCGCATCCATCTCTGAGTGGCCAACCGGCAAAGGGAGTGGGTGAGGAGGATTTTAAAAGGAAGCCCTGCCACTGCGGAGCCCAGAACTGTAATCTGTTCCTGCCCCTGGATGTCTCTATCATCAGCAATACCTAA